A single genomic interval of Pyrobaculum arsenaticum DSM 13514 harbors:
- a CDS encoding AbrB/MazE/SpoVT family DNA-binding domain-containing protein — MRLRVGKRGRIVLPKQIREALGIDEGDEVIVEVGDVIVIRPAKRSVDADKLREILRAHAKELAGIPTRKEPRPGDLAKTSLEEEFE, encoded by the coding sequence TTGAGGTTGAGGGTTGGGAAAAGAGGCCGTATTGTCTTGCCAAAGCAGATCCGCGAGGCATTGGGCATCGACGAGGGCGACGAGGTGATAGTCGAGGTCGGCGACGTCATAGTGATCAGACCCGCCAAGAGGAGTGTAGACGCGGACAAGCTTAGGGAGATTCTGAGAGCTCACGCCAAGGAGCTTGCCGGCATCCCAACAAGGAAGGAGCCCAGACCCGGCGACCTAGCCAAAACCTCCCTCGAAGAGGAGTTCGAGTGA